TGGGGGCCTATCTTTCATATGTGCTGGGGGTGTACAGTGGTTCTTCCTGGGGGGCGATAATAATACCGGCCCTTGCGGGGGGGCTTGTCGGGGGGGCTCTGGGATGGTTTGTTACGGTTACCGGGGCAAATCCCTTTGTGGCTGCCCTGGCAATGAATATGCTGATAGGGGCCTATGTTTCTCATAGTGAGGCCCTTTTGTTTGGAAGCCGCGGGGTCTTACAGGATTCTCGGTTCTCAGTCCTTGCTCTGGTGAGGGACAAGACGCTGTATACCAGCCTAAGTATGGGGTTTGCCCTGCTTACGGCCCTTGTCTTGTGGTATGCCCTCTATAGGACTCCCTGGGGCTTACGGCTCCGGTGCAGCGGCAGAAGCCTTGAAGCGGCGAGGCTCAAGGGTATACGGCCAGAAGGATATCGGATTTCTGCCTGGGCCATAGGGTCTGCCCTGGCGGCGGCTGCCGGAAGCCTTATCACCCTCCGATTAGGGGCCTTTGTACCCGGTAGTACTACCGGGAGGGGCTGGATTGCCCTGGTGCTCATCTTCCTGGGGTTTAAGAAGATTGGAGGAGTTCTGGTAGGAACCTTTCTTTTTTCTCTTCTTGAGCGTATAGGGTTTGCCTCTCAAGCCCGCCTGCATATACCCGCCACAATT
The window above is part of the Treponema sp. J25 genome. Proteins encoded here:
- a CDS encoding ABC transporter permease, which encodes MMQLLLELGIASTPLFLAALGALVTDCSGTLGIFLEGSVTMGAYLSYVLGVYSGSSWGAIIIPALAGGLVGGALGWFVTVTGANPFVAALAMNMLIGAYVSHSEALLFGSRGVLQDSRFSVLALVRDKTLYTSLSMGFALLTALVLWYALYRTPWGLRLRCSGRSLEAARLKGIRPEGYRISAWAIGSALAAAAGSLITLRLGAFVPGSTTGRGWIALVLIFLGFKKIGGVLVGTFLFSLLERIGFASQARLHIPATILLGLPFFLALMLYTVSQVIQRKQWRHHDRST